Proteins co-encoded in one Verrucomicrobiota bacterium genomic window:
- a CDS encoding fibronectin type III domain-containing protein translates to MVKLVLDYSNVRDANFACKTLGMVHGLTGNGHFPLPWPAEFPSLAAFTAKQKAFADGLAAAADRDKGKVATKNTLRTELQAMVRELGRYLQVKSGGDRTILESTGYDLAKSRVATPPIPDAPQNLKVGPGKETGWVLVRATRSRGARMFEVEYCVGDRSVPANWKIGAQTGTCRKVEIGGLERGKDYAFRMRAFGREGHGPWSNVVVYMPN, encoded by the coding sequence GCGTGTAAAACGCTGGGGATGGTGCATGGGTTGACGGGCAATGGGCATTTTCCGTTGCCGTGGCCGGCGGAGTTTCCTTCGTTGGCGGCGTTCACCGCCAAACAGAAGGCGTTTGCCGATGGGTTGGCGGCGGCGGCGGATCGGGATAAGGGAAAAGTCGCCACGAAGAATACTTTGCGGACGGAGTTGCAGGCGATGGTCCGCGAGCTTGGCCGGTATCTTCAGGTCAAGTCCGGCGGCGACCGCACCATTTTGGAGAGCACCGGTTATGATCTGGCCAAGAGCCGCGTGGCGACTCCGCCCATTCCCGACGCGCCGCAAAATCTAAAGGTCGGCCCCGGCAAGGAGACCGGCTGGGTGTTGGTCAGGGCGACAAGATCGCGGGGGGCGCGCATGTTCGAGGTGGAGTATTGCGTGGGCGACAGGTCCGTGCCCGCCAATTGGAAGATCGGCGCGCAAACCGGCACCTGCCGCAAGGTGGAGATCGGCGGCTTGGAACGCGGCAAGGATTACGCGTTCCGCATGCGCGCTTTTGGCCGCGAAGGCCACGGCCCGTGGTCGAATGTGGTGGTTTATATGCCGAATTGA